The window accaaattattttttttaaaaaaaattagtttattttaaatttaattttcatctttatcactttatattaaaaaaataaataaattgcaaattcgttttccaaaattttcttcataaaaaaaaattccaaaaggaAATAATTGGTCATTGTAGTAGAAGTTAACAATATGAGCTGTATGGGATTAGTTCCCACGGAGGGTAACcaaaaagaatttgatttcttttattttgtatttatcttgCATGTCATGTAATAAAAAGGTTGGTATGGTGTGATTATCCTATTAGCTTAAAAAGGTATGTATGGTATGATTTTGGTAACGTGGCATAACCCTTCTCTATGTCCATCTTCCATCTTCTGCGTTGGAATCAACGTGGCCCATTCAGGTAAGAACTCTCATCTCCTTCCGTGTTTACCGTTCCACACTACAACAGACGAATTGGGATCAGTTACGGCTCTCCCTTTGGGCGATACCCACCATCTCCTTCCgatcttctctttttctttctttctcatcGTTCCCTTCTCTTCTTCACTCCCAAACGGACACTATGCCTTCCTCTCTATCTTCATCTCCCTCTCCGGACCTTCATCTCCAAACCCTCTTGGCCTCCGCTCGTCCCTTCCTCCGGGGCGAGCTTGAAGCCGTCCACCCAAAGCTGCCTTCTCTCATCTCTGTTCTCCGATCAGTGGGCGCAGGCGAGTGCTGGCACAAGCATGGAAGTTTCCTTGAACATCTATTCGACATGTACAAGATTCTCAAGCTCTGGAAGGCCCAAGAATCGGTATGTCTCTGCGGCCTCTTCCACTCTGCATACTCCAATTCCTATGTCAACCTCGCCATCTTCGACCCCTCCACCGGCCGCGACACCGTCCGCGCCCACGTGGGCGATGCGGCCGAGGAGctcatatatttgttttgtgTCGTCCCGCGGCAGCCCCTCATCCACGATGATCTCCTCTTCCGGTATAGTGACGATGAGCTGGTGGAGCACCTCAAGGCTTCGGAGGTTTCGGTGAGGAATGCTAAGGAGGGCGGTGTGTTTAATGGAGATGAGGCTTGGAGGAAGAAGGTGAATTCCCTTGTTCCTCCTGGTGGGGTTACGGTGAAGCACATCAAGACTGGTGAAGATGTGTTGGTGTCGAGAAGGGTTGTGGCCATTTTCGTGATGATGACAATGGCTGATTTCAGTGACCAGCTTTACGGGTTTCAGGACGCCTTGTTTGACAATTCTAATGGCCAACTTGAGTTTTCTGGCAACAGCTTTGGAGCTTTGTGGCCTGGGGATGGCAAGCCTGGTCTGTGGTTGAATTCAATATCAAGAATGGGTGCGGTTTACTCATTGCTAGTGAGGGAGGAGGAGATTTTCATCGAAGAGAGGAAAAGAGTTGGTGGGGATCAAGTGGTGAAAGGCCGAGATGAGGAGTTAGAGCTTGTGATACCACCGGTTTTGGAGAACTGCACGAGGGTTTTGGGCGCAGAGGAGCAAATAGAAGCAACAGATCTGTATTGGGAAGCTGTTTGTGAAGGGTCAAAGAGAGGGTTGGATTGGGCTGAGAAGTTGTTGGGGAGGTGTGTCGAGAAGAACCCATTTGTGGGGGAGCCACATGTGGTGTTGGCTCAGATTTACTTGACAAATGGGAGGTTTGAGGAGGCCGAGAGAGAGGCTGAGAAGGGGCTGAAGCTCATGCTGGAGTGGGGGAATCCATGGGACAAGAGGATGACTTGGGAAGGATGGATTGCTTGGAACAGGGTTTTGCTGATGAAGGCTAAGGAGAGGTCATGGCCAAACACTTCTTGGGGCATCCTCAACTTAGGGCTTGTCAAGTAAATCATTGATGCATACAACACATTTAGAAGACCATCTTCCTCTTCCATCTGATTTATGAATCTACCGTGAATAaatgcttttaattttattaaactatGAATTGTGAAGCAATCAAAAGATGATGGTTGTGTTTGAGTGCAGGTCATTTTCTATGAATAAATTAATGGTTGTGTCAAGAATTAGGCATGTCTTCTACTAAAATATTGGAAGTGATGCACTATTTGCCCGTTTcctagtttggttgctttgtgaATGGTGGGTGGGGAACCTCAATGGTAAATCCAAATGCAAGAAAGAACGGGACATGTATGGCCCATAGATCCTCAAAATCCGTCATTGTCTGCGTGTTAGTGCTCTTTTACAGCATGTGCAGTGTATGGTTGCCTCTCCATGGAAGTTATGACCCACTTTCCTTTCTATAAGCATTCCCTTCCAAAAACATCTAAGGATCTTGGTTTTTCTTCGCacagaacaaaataaaaagaaaatcatatgagattgaagataaatgaaataaaataaaagattatgtAATTCACAAGTTAGTAAGGTAATCACATgcat of the Vitis vinifera cultivar Pinot Noir 40024 chromosome 10, ASM3070453v1 genome contains:
- the LOC100257837 gene encoding uncharacterized protein LOC100257837 gives rise to the protein MPSSLSSSPSPDLHLQTLLASARPFLRGELEAVHPKLPSLISVLRSVGAGECWHKHGSFLEHLFDMYKILKLWKAQESVCLCGLFHSAYSNSYVNLAIFDPSTGRDTVRAHVGDAAEELIYLFCVVPRQPLIHDDLLFRYSDDELVEHLKASEVSVRNAKEGGVFNGDEAWRKKVNSLVPPGGVTVKHIKTGEDVLVSRRVVAIFVMMTMADFSDQLYGFQDALFDNSNGQLEFSGNSFGALWPGDGKPGLWLNSISRMGAVYSLLVREEEIFIEERKRVGGDQVVKGRDEELELVIPPVLENCTRVLGAEEQIEATDLYWEAVCEGSKRGLDWAEKLLGRCVEKNPFVGEPHVVLAQIYLTNGRFEEAEREAEKGLKLMLEWGNPWDKRMTWEGWIAWNRVLLMKAKERSWPNTSWGILNLGLVK